Below is a genomic region from Rhododendron vialii isolate Sample 1 chromosome 5a, ASM3025357v1.
tttgttttgatgtaaaatatttttcaagtacgatgttttttcagaaaacaaacttcaaacttttattttccgatgTTTGGttgaaacttaaaaaatattttcaaaaattgacaaaaaagtATGGGGGGTTAAAtggtggagagatctgagaatattagaattgaacATGGATCAGaactgacgatcgaggaaactaaagtagtgagaattgcagtagaatgcagcgggttcatttcggaaaataacttatggaagatttaagtgtaagtcattttcatccaattaaaggaaaatgttttacatgtaaaagattttcttaattttttatacaaccaaacaccgaaaaataggtaaaacattttaccgaaaaatattttacgcccaaacgaACGGAGCCTAAAGGGGAAAGTAAGAAATTAGAATGCCACCGCCTACAGTTCATATCTTTGAATTCCTTTCAGCACGATCATTGATCACGATCATCGACTCAAGTACGTGGTTAAATTATCATTAAAAATATGCTTATGATTTGAATAACCTATGTTCAAAATTCTTACAGGGAATTCATTTAAGCCATTCCTCTTAAAATTTTAATGCATGTTTTCAACCTTTTTTTCCATTATGAGGGGCATCTCTTTCAAATCTTCGATATGCTATCTAAATCGACCTAAAAGATGGTAAACCATATTTGTGTAATCAATTAACAATCATAAgatttcttccctttttttttttttttttgggagggggGATGTGGGGTGAGtataagattttttttcttattaacccaaacttttttttccccaaaaaaggAGAAACGCAATTCATATAGTTAAGAAAAACATATACAAATTGCGTGGCTcataaaccaaaacaaacaacgaGAAATAAAGTATATACTCTAAAACCTGCACAAATCAATTATAACTACAATCTCAAACCCAGACCTCCGAACCGGAGGCGGGTGAAATATAGATGATTGCAATAGAATAATAACTCAATGAAGTAGTAACAAAATTCTTGGGATACCGACCTCCATCGTGCGTGTTGACCCTCGTTACTCCCGTTGGTAATATATTCCAATTTGAACGTATATGTCTCGTCCTAATTAAGATTTGATTATAGCgttcaattttgttcttttttggaCCGTCTTTCTAATCTATATTGATGATCGTATGTGTTCATTTTATAGAACTCGTCTCAGAAACATTAATCATGTCAATTGTTATAATAATAGAATAGAATCGACATATATTCCATACATATTTAATGGGATGAAAATAGGTTTAACCCAGTGTAACAAAGAATTTTTTTCATTACTACAATTTATCCGTAATCAAACTAATTGAGGTATTCgatcaaaatgatttttgtgaattgaattttttcacataaaattaaaatatgaaCGATTTCAATCATTAGAGTGGACTGTTCGGTCCCTAAATGTAAATAAGATTTGCTTCCAATACAGTACGTGAGAGCTAGTACAGTTTTGAAACTGTTACCCTCCATAATCCACACCAGTCTACACTCCTTTATCCGACTTTTGGCTTCTTTCTGGAAAATCGAACGTTACAACACGCTTTACTTTACTTATTGACCTAacgtctctcttctctctctcctctctcatatTCCTACTCTGTTTTTGTCTCTTGCTTGCTCACGCTCCCCAACCAATACTACTCCATTCCATCAGGATAGCAACATAAACGGCCGTTATTCATCGTCCACACGttccagtgttctaaaagttcAATTGTTAAGTACTAAGCTAGTAATTGGGTTCTGTTTTGGTGGTTTGAATGGCTAGTGAGGACTTAGATTGCAGCACCCAAGTGGTGGTTTCCGAAGGATTGGAAACCCTAGAAGCAGATTTACGGGAGGGAGATCGTAAGGCTAGTGACGGACTGGGACCCGCAGGGAGTGGAACGGATTTGGGTTCGGAGAAGATGATGGAGAGTCCGAGGGCCGAAATCGACACGTCAGCTCCGTTCGAGTCCGTCAAGGAGGCGGCGACCCGATTCGGTGGAATGGGTTTCTGGAGACCCAGTTCTCACAAGCCCTCtgaggtcctctctctctctctctctctctctctctctcacacacacacacacactcataaCACTTTTTACGTTTCGTTTGAAATGTTTGATTAACCGCATTTCCTGTTGTTGTTAGTTATTCTGATTTCCATGGTTGAGAAAGGTTGGATTTTTGTTGTTCTGGTTCTCTATGATGATAGCAAAAAGGCCCCATCTTTCATCTTTGCTTTAATATGCTTAGAGTTTTGGAGAGATTATTCGGTGTCCTTGGCTCTCCTTCACTCACATTTTTAGGGGACCCGTATACTTTCCCCCACAAcgtgtggtggtggaggggcCTAGGGCAGTTTGGAGGGTTGTCATGTATTTTGCCTTAGTATCTTCATTTGCAACAGCATCTGGTTGTGGGTTTGTTACGTTTTTTCCCCCTTGCAATTTGGTTGTTGCTACTTCCTACTGGCTGTTACGAGCACTGATATCCTCCTAAATCAACAAATTCTAAGCAGGATTATCCATTCTTTTGCCTGCACAATCGGATTGGGGGATGTTGGTTAAGAGTGCAGTAACTAGGATCTTCCTTAGCAGGGGCTTCACACTTCTGCTGCTGGTTATAATTTTGAAGTGTTACTTTCAATATACCCAACATGCGCATGACAAAATACCTTACGAACACCATTGACAACTCCCTTCTCGAAAAGTCATCAATGTTGAAGCCTTGCATTTTACAAACTTAGTAACCACCATCTTAATCCAATGGCAGGATCATAAGTCCTTCCGTTAAGTTCTCTTTCTGTTTAAAATGGGCAGTCTGGAAATGTAAATGCCGTCTAATGAGGTGAAGGATAACCTTCATTTATAAGAAGTTGTGCTGACTATGATCTTCAAATTGAAATGGGCAGTCTGGAAATGTAAATGCTGTCTAATGAGGTGAAGGATAGCCTTCATTTATAAGAAGTTGTACCGACTATGATCTTCAAATTGTGGAATAGGAATGTCCTTGCTTGCATGGATAATAGAAAGCCACTCTCAAGACGATCACGGAACATGATTTTGTTCTAGACTGGGGTTCCCCTGAACCCAGCTATATAACTTTCTATTCTTAACCCTGCGCCATTAGTATTTTGTGGTTTCCATCTCCGTTGAAATGAGCAAAGCCCTAAGGATATAATCTGCTTACGATTTGTATTGATATTTTGGGCTACGTGTGCATGTATTTGCATAAACTGACAACACACCAAATAAATGCAAATACAAGTCGGGATTTATTGTTATCTTTTACACTAGAAGTTTTGTTGAGGAGTTTCTATTTGTGGCAGCATGAATTTGAAGCGGTTGACATCGCCCAAGTTGAGGAACAAGCTGTGCAGTTGGAGAAGGATCTAATGGCAAAAGAAAGGGAAACACTTGATGTCTTGAAAGAACTCGAAGCGACTAAAATGATTGTAGAAGAGCTAAAACTGAAGCTACAGAAAGGAGCATCGGAAGTCAGCGCAGCCTTCAATGCAAACTCGGATGATCAGAACCTAAATGGTTTtgtggaggaagaagaaaaggaaaaccatGTTAATCCCAATTCCAATGGTGCTTTCAGCCTCTTGCCCTCTTCTGCTCCGGGAGTCATCTTAATGGAATTGAAACAAGCCAAATTTAACCTCACAAGAACTACTAATGATCTTGCTGGCATTCGCGCTACTGTTGAATCATATaacaagaaaatagaaacagaaaGACTCTCGCTTGAAAAGACTCGCAAGAGGTTGTCTTCGAGTTCTTCAAAAGTTTCATCGCTTGAGGAAGAGCTAAGCAAAACTAGACTGAAGCTACAACTGGCTCAAGATTCTGACATCAAAGGTGATTCAGATAATGCCATTGACATATCAAGAGAGCTTCAACAATTGAGCTGCGAGGCAGAACAGTACAAGAAATTGGGAGAAGCGGCCAAAAAAGAAGTTTTGAGAGCAATGTCCGAGATTGAGCAAACCAAAACTAGGATTAAAACGGCTGAGATCAGATTGGTTGCAGCGAGGAAAATGAAGGAAGCTGCTAGAGCCACAGAAGCTGTTGCTCTAGCCGAAATCAAAGCCCTTTCAAATAATGAGCAGAAGCATGAAGGAGTTACTCTTTCCTATGAGGAATATACATCCCTAACATCAAAAGCTCATGAGGCGGAAGAAGCTTCTAAGAGGAAAGTGATAGATACCATGCTTCTGGTTGACGAAGCTAACGTATCGAGAATGGAGATTTTGAAAACTGTGGGAGAGGCTGCGGAAGAAGTCAAGACTAGTAAGAAAGTGTTGGAAGAAGCTCTGAACAGAGTAGAGGCTGCAAGTAGAGCAAAGCTGGCAGTTGAAGAAGCTCTGAGGAAGTGGAGATCTGAGAACGGTCAAAAGAGACGATCAGTACAGAACTCTACCAAGTTCAAGAATTCATCTTACCCATCTCACCGCCGGAAAGACTCACATCTGACTGACGCAACTGGGCTGAATCTTATCAACGACGAGCCAATGCCCGTTTTGAGGCCAACTCTGTCTATAGGGCAAATACTGAGCAGGAAGCTGTTTTTGACCGAGGAATTTGGGAATGGGATGAAACCGGAAAAAGGAGGTGCAGTTAAACGAAAGATGTCCCTTGGTCAAATGCTTAGTAGACCCAATGGCGAGACACCCTTCACATGGAAGCCCGAGAGGGAAACTGGCCACAAGCAGCAGCTGAACGTGAAAAGAAAGAAGTTTGGGTTTGCCAAGTTCTCGGTCCTTATGAGAAAGCAAAATCAGCAAAAGAAGAAGCGAACTCCTAACTTTATGTGTCACAGTGAGTTAGATTGATTGCTGATTTAGTAGTCATTGTCAGTAGCTGTTATATTAGTATTTTGTTTGTCGTCGTTCCTCGATTACTTTTATGCCAGAACCTTGTTCGCTTTTTCCTGCGTTTTTGGTTATTTGTACTTACCCAGTGTTTATGGATAGTATTGTCGTGTGTTCTCCCTTTGTGCATTGTGTTTTTCCATGTGGTGATTGTGATTTTCTAATGTTCCAAGGCTTCTAATCTTTGGTTGATAATATGGCATGGATTGTTTCTGTTGGTGTGTGTGTGCTTGGAACAGAACAACCTGTGGTAAAATAGAAATCATCGTAGTGTTCATATCTTCTCTCGATGCCGCCACTACTGGAAAGATAgtataaaaatgaaaacaatagcAGTGGAAGACCGGAGACAgaataccaaaaaaacaaaaaagcataGTTTTTGATGAACTTTCAAACACTTTCGAGGCACTTTAACACATACTAGAATAATGTGTTTTCCCATCGTTTTTAGTGCCCTAATGACAGCCCATTAGCATCTTCCAATGACGAAAGGTGAGAATCGTACGCTTGGCGATTTGTGAGTGGCGTGTTTGTGGCGAGGATCGGAATTATTAGCAGCCCTTGTGAGTTAGTTAAGGAGTAGTTCCAGTTTGTTACATAGGCATATTTATCAGTAATCAGTTTGGAGTCGTTTCGATAACAGAAATTATGAGGAATGAGATAAGATTATGAGGATATGGCTCCAAACCTCCAGAATCGATGGTTGGATTGTGCTTGAATGGGAATGTGATTGTTCATCTTGTAATTGACATGTAATTAGATTCCTTAACTAAAAAGGGAATGGATCTTATTGTTCTTTGTGAGATTGCATGTTCAAATCTCATGAAGGTCAAACATTTCGAACTTTGTAACCACTAGAGAATTTGTCCAGTCACACACTTCAAGACTTCGAAATTAATTGAGGAGAGCGCAAATTGACCTGAACATCCGATCATAAGAAAAGAATCCGATCCCCACTTACCTAATAGTAATCTCGTACGGTTGACTCATcggtgaaaagaaaaaaacgaagAAAGACAAGAAAATTCAGTAACACCCTAGGAATCCACGTCTAATAAACCCAACCCCTAGGCTAGgtgaatggtttggtaccatgctTCAGCTGACCCAGTAATTATGGAGAATTAAATAATTGTCCATTCTAACCAAGGTTCAATGGTTAACCACACCCCAAGatggaatttcaaaaaaaaaaatccgttaATAACATTGGTGAACTAGTTAAACTCTTAAATAAGATTACAAAAGTATCGCATCGGAGGAATAATTCCATTCGGATTCCTGTCATCCATAAGCTTACAAAACGCACAATCTCACTCTTTGATACAGTCAGCCATCCTCTcaattttattatatttataaTCAAATGTCCAGACAGTTTCCACGCACCTCGGCTAATTCTCGACCCTTAAAATTAATGGTCAGCCAAACCCTCCAACGGGCTGAAGATCTGGAATGTTTGACCTCCCTAAATTTGAATATGCCCTCATATAAAACAAACACTTATTAGCTTTCTCATACCGACCACTATGCTAAACCGTTTAACTTTCTCATGCCATCCTGAGTATAAAATGGTTCCGTGGCTGCGTGGCGTCCTCTTCTTGCGTATTTCTTGAAcgtttctttcttgttctttaatTCTTTGGCCAACCCTTTCAATTCGTATATTTTCATCTTTGAAATCACATTGCAGTCATCTAGTTTATCAAAGTATGCAACGATTAATCCACTCCGTTAATTCACTGGCAATGGAACAAATGGGTTATGGTAAGATCAGTAAATTAAGTGATCAATCAAAGATCGTCGAGTTCCATAGCACTTGGTTGGACTTTTTGTGATTGTGTATGTGTGCGTTTATGTTTAAGAGACAAAAAAGTAAAGATCGGTGGGCTGTTTTCAGAATGGATGGTGGGGTGTGACGGTTATggtagaagagagagaaatggggaTTGACGGAAAACTGAAAGCAAATTGACTGAGGTGTCATAACTATGTTTAACAGAAATTTGCACAAATAATTGTACAAACTTGTAACAACTATTGTAAGAAGTCTTTCACATAAAAATTGTGGATCCCACCACTTGTACGTGGGATCTACATATACCATGTGAGATAGTTTGTAGAATTGTTAGTAATAGTGTTGGCATCTATATCTTTTTTCCATAACATGTTTGCTACAACTATCAACAATTATAAAAACTCGCTCACATAAAAATTGTAAATTCCGTTACACGTATATGGAATTCACATATTCCATGTGATAGAGTTTTTACGATTGTCAGTGCAAGTATTGAtgtccttttcatttttttaaatggaaTTAAACAGGTTAACTCAGAAGGACATGCAGTTTGattttacaaaataaagagTGTGCTGTGTATTTTCAATTAAATAGAGGGGTGTtggtgaaatttaccctttaaaAATGGTCaaccaattatttttttagcTTTTGCTTTCATTTAGGGCAATGCCCACTAGGTGAGCATCAAACCACGCAACCCGACAATCCCAACCTGACCCGATATCTATTGGTCAATTTCAAAACAAGATATGATCGGCTTCGGGTTACAATAGTCAGAATTGGTGGATATCATGTCGGTCTTAGATGACGCATTATCGAAACCGATCTATCCGAATCGACGAACGTATATTTACTGAAGTATAAATatactttgtttggaacttatagaaaggaagagaaaagaagaataaTTTGTTTACTACCAAtgtttggtttggaaagaaagatagagagaaaatagaaaattcttAAAATTATGCAtagtatatttttatttttctcctacttattttcttttctcttcttttctcctaTTTCTTTAAGTTTCAAACATAAGCATAAATCACACCTTCTCTACTGCACTAATCGCATCCCCTCCCTCTCAAAAGCTTATCTCTCATTCTCTCTAACAATTTCTCTGATCTGTCAAATGGGTCTTCCCTTAAATCTGCACATCACCATTCAAGGAAGCTTAAAAAGGTATACAGATCGAATCCGCCGAACTACTTTTGTTTCGACTAAGGTTGCGTCCTtgtaaacttaattatttttttgttttgtgtgttttgtttgtccatttttgttaatttgcattatattttttaaattaatcatccgtctcgacgagaagagtttaaaaaatatataattttaatcgaaagcaaaaaaaaaattcaccggTGACCAAGAAAAGAATCAAACagctattttatttgaatttttcgaCACCAGTCcataattttatgttttttcgattcgtctcgtcaaggTGAACGATTAATCTccaaaattacgacaaaaagctaaacaaaaactttcaaaaagtaaaaaattctaaaataagtTTCAGATttacaagtttacaagaacGTAGCCTAATTTTCAAAAGTACTTGATGTGTTATCGAATTTTTATGGGGAAGcatttgatttatttattttttatccattcGTTAATCTTAACTGCACTATCCTACGAGAATTGAGAGAGGGAGATATAGAGTATATGGGGATCGAATTTGTCCATGTGCTTGAGATTATGTAAGGGAGGCCAACTGTACTCCACTCTACTTGCGGTTTGGGCGTTCAATTTGGGTTCGGTTAAATCGAATTTTTGTGAGCGAATCCATTATCCACCCAACCCGACCGTAAACCCGAGACAAATTCGTGTCGGGTGAGGCTCAA
It encodes:
- the LOC131326137 gene encoding WEB family protein At2g38370-like, which codes for MASEDLDCSTQVVVSEGLETLEADLREGDRKASDGLGPAGSGTDLGSEKMMESPRAEIDTSAPFESVKEAATRFGGMGFWRPSSHKPSEHEFEAVDIAQVEEQAVQLEKDLMAKERETLDVLKELEATKMIVEELKLKLQKGASEVSAAFNANSDDQNLNGFVEEEEKENHVNPNSNGAFSLLPSSAPGVILMELKQAKFNLTRTTNDLAGIRATVESYNKKIETERLSLEKTRKRLSSSSSKVSSLEEELSKTRLKLQLAQDSDIKGDSDNAIDISRELQQLSCEAEQYKKLGEAAKKEVLRAMSEIEQTKTRIKTAEIRLVAARKMKEAARATEAVALAEIKALSNNEQKHEGVTLSYEEYTSLTSKAHEAEEASKRKVIDTMLLVDEANVSRMEILKTVGEAAEEVKTSKKVLEEALNRVEAASRAKLAVEEALRKWRSENGQKRRSVQNSTKFKNSSYPSHRRKDSHLTDATGLNLINDEPMPVLRPTLSIGQILSRKLFLTEEFGNGMKPEKGGAVKRKMSLGQMLSRPNGETPFTWKPERETGHKQQLNVKRKKFGFAKFSVLMRKQNQQKKKRTPNFMCHSELD